From the genome of Eucalyptus grandis isolate ANBG69807.140 chromosome 2, ASM1654582v1, whole genome shotgun sequence, one region includes:
- the LOC120290461 gene encoding flavonol 3-O-glucosyltransferase UGT89B1-like, protein MGELAMIQSSGDNFPTRGLSPAPETKGTKRVAILRHYAVNGFLTHCGWNLILKAIGVGMLGPARPDRSSSHVRPHPHVPLPHRRSHHPLLDLAHKLLHLPRPGAAVTVTVVVTPENLHLLDPFLASSSSLQPLVLPSPEPPAAGAPRALRALRELHLPLLSQWFESHPSPPCAVVSDFFLGWTHRFARDRGVPRVVFSPTGAFGLSVIFALWRDLLRPDEESTVLLAKLPDRPRFPWSHLPPVYRIYEAGDPEMERYREDAIGNLESWGIVVNSFDGLERAYLDHLRKELGHDRVWAVGPILPAEGDGSAGPVNRGGPSSVSASEVLTWLDACPGGSVVYVCFGSRAVLNQRQMDELAAGLERSGVRFILCARQSSRGGHVAAGDIGAVPEDFEARVAGRGLVIRGWAPQVTILRHRAVGAFLTHCGWNSTLEGLSAGAVMLTWPMGAEQFVNAKLLVDKLGVGIRVGEGSEKIPEAEELARVLAESLRGDLPQRVRAKEISGAAQDAINGGSSDKDLCDFMTCMDEQRRSKIQTF, encoded by the exons GTGGCGATCCTGAGGCACTACGCTGTCAATGGATTCCTGACGCACTGCGGCTGGAACTTGATCCTCAAGGCGATCGGAGTGGGAATG CTTGGACCGGCCAGACCTGATCGAAGCTCCAGCCATGTCCGTCCACATCCTCATGTACCCTTACCCCACCGCCGGTCACATCATCCCCTCCTCGACCTCGCCCACAAGCTCCTCCACCTCCCCCGCCCCGGCGCCGCCGTCACCGTCACCGTCGTCGTCACCCCCGAGAACCTCCACCTGCTCGACCCCttcctcgcctcctcctcctcgctccaGCCTCTCGTCTTGCCTTCCCCGGAGCCCCCCGCGGCTGGGGCGCCCCGCGCCCTCCGCGCCCTCCGCGAGCTCCACCTCCCCCTCCTCTCCCAGTGGTTCGAGTCCCACCCCTCCCCGCCCTGCGCCGTCGTCTCCGACTTCTTCCTCGGGTGGACCCACCGCTTCGCCCGCGACCGCGGCGTGCCGCGCGTCGTCTtctcgccgaccggcgcgttcGGGCTCTCCGTCATCTTCGCCCTGTGGCGGGACCTCCTCCGACCCGACGAGGAGTCGACGGTCTTGTTAGCAAAGCTGCCGGACCGCCCCCGCTTCCCCTGGTCGCACCTGCCCCCGGTATACAGGATCTACGAGGCTGGAGATCCGGAGATGGAGCGCTACCGGGAGGACGCGATCGGCAACCTCGAGAGCTGGGGAATCGTGGTCAATTCGTTCGACGGGTTGGAGCGTGCGTACCTGGATCACCTCAGGAAAGAGCTCGGCCACGACCGGGTTTGGGCAGTGGGCCCGATCCTCCCGGCCGAGGGCGACGGCTCGGCCGGGCCAGTCAACAGGGGCGGGCCCAGCTCGGTGTCGGCCAGCGAGGTGCTGACGTGGCTGGACGCCTGCCCGGGCGGGTCCGTCGTCTACGTGTGCTTCGGGAGCCGCGCCGTGCTGAATCAACGGCAAATGGATGAGCTTGCAGCCGGGCTGGAGCGGAGCGGGGTCAGATTCATCCTGTGCGCGAGGCAGTCGAGCAGGGGAGGGCACGTGGCGGCAGGCGATATCGGGGCGGTCCCGGAGGACTTCGAAGCACGGGTGGCCGGGAGGGGCCTCGTGATTAGGGGCTGGGCCCCGCAGGTGACGATACTGAGGCACCGGGCCGTGGGTGCATTCTTGACtcactgcgggtggaactcgaCTCTGGAGGGGCTCAGCGCCGGGGCGGTGATGCTTACGTGGCCGATGGGCGCAGAGCAATTCGTGAATGCCAAGCTGCTGGTGGACAAGCTGGGCGTGGGGATTCGTGTCGGCGAGGGGTCGGAGAAAATACCAGAGGCGGAGGAGTTGGCCCGGGTTTTGGCCGAGTCACTGAGGGGCGATCTGCCCCAAAGGGTCCGAGCCAAGGAGATAAGTGGCGCCGCTCAGGATGCAATCAATGGAGGGAGCTCAGATAAAGATTTGTGCGACTTCATGACGTGCATGGATGAGCAAAGGAGGAGCAAAATCCAAACTTTTTAG